The genomic region TTATGTAATAGTGTACTTCTGTAAATATATAAATATAGATTTAGTCTTTTGTCTGGATAGGTATAATCAGATAATAACTATATCTTTAAATATGTTTATAGTGCATAATATAAGTACAAACATACTATAAAATATAAACAAACAAACACTTGTATACGTAGAAAGGTAAAGAGTTGATAATATTTAAAAGTAGTAATGTAAAGACGTATAACTATAAATATATAAAAATATGAAGATAAATGCATTTGAAATAACACCTCGTCGAGTTGCAATACTCGGCTGGTCGGTGTGCTTGTGTGTGGTATTCTTGTTGCTGCAGTTCTCCGAAAACTACGGACAACATATTGATGAGCTGTCTGCCGACGGCTTCAGTGTGGCGAGTGCAGCCCCCGACGTGTCGCCCTTGTTGCGCATTTGTGGGGTGGCAGTGGCGCTTTGCTCTGTTGTTGCGTGGGAACAGCTTCGCCATGCTTTGCTCAAAGCCAACCATTACTGGCTGCAACTGATGCAGATTGTGGTGATGGTGCTCACCGTTCTCGGGGCTGCGGTTGCCATAATGCCCTCTGGTGCAACGCAAACGGCTGCCGGTGCAACGCTGTTGAGTGGTTTTGGCAAGTTCCAGATGGCGTTACCATTCTACAACGACATGGCTATTGGAGTGGCAAGTCTGTGTTTGGGCATTGGGATAGCCCGGAAGTTTGGTGGCAGGATACGCCTTTACGGCATTGTGCTTGCCGTTCTGCCGGTGCTGTCGATGCTGGTTGGCGAGTTCTACACCTATTTATATACGAGCGTCGGCGGACTCACTTTGCCTGAGTTGGAGAACTATCGGGTTGTAAAACTGATTGTTCAGTTGTGCATTCAGGTTGTTTTGTGGGTGTTGCTGTACAGGAGTTTCGCTTCAAACGAAGATTAGATGGAGTGGGGGAGTGCAGATATGCTTAGGGATATTCGGTTTCATAGCAATCGCAGAGAGAATAAGCCACCTGTGAATAACAGCCTTTATAGGAATGGGAGATGCTGCACTTACCAGACAGAAAGGTAAATACAAAGATACAAGAATACCTTTAAAGGTAAATGGAAAGATAATTATAGACGTATAAACATAAATATATAGAATATTGATAAGCAACGATTTGCAATGTGTTTAGATATAAATAGATGTGTAAACGTAATTATATAAAAATGCACAAAGGCTTCTAATGGAGCTTTGCAAGGTGCAAATTGATGTGTTAAAGTAATGGTATAGAAATATGAAGAAGTTTGTGATAGACCATTTCGACCTACGTTCGAAAGAGTTGAAGTTGCTCACTGTGTTGGAATATATATTTATGTTCTGCATTGTGGGGCTGAGTCTTGTGTTGGTGAACCAGTCCGGCGAGAAGCTCACGGAAGGCAGCGTGTCGGTTTCCGATGCTGTTTCCATAACGTGCGAAGCCCTGATGTATCTGTGCGTTGTGTCGCTGTTGGCACTTTTGCACCGTGGTTTAGGCAGGGTAGGGCGTGTAAATCGTGTCAGTATGTGCCGCGATGCGTTAGCCTTTGCCATTGCTTCGGGTGTGGTTTATGTGGTTTTGGGCAAGTTGTTGTTGTTCTGTTACAACACCGAAGCGTTTCCCGATTTGCTCGATTGGGCGGTTTTCTTGACCAAAACCATATTCTTAGGATTGATGATAGGCATATTTGGGTGGATTTATTCCAACGGCAGCAGCCACATACGGCGTTGCATTCGTCGTGCGCTCTTTGTTGCCTTGCTTGCCGTCGGTCTTGTTTTCTTTTCAACTTATCTGTTCCTGCTCGGTCTGCCCGGCCTTATAATAGCCGTTCCGGTCATGCTCATGCTTGCGGCATGGGGCTGTAGTTTCGTCATGCTCAGCAAGATGTTGAAGTATGGCGGAACCGCTTCGGCATTGTCCGACACTGAAATCGACGATGCAGCAGGACAATGACCAGACAACAAACAAAGCGATAGAATTTTACGAAACAAGCAATATAACATATAAATATAACAAGGTATGAAAAATATTAAAGTAGTATTTGCCAACCAGAAAGGTGGAGTAGGGAAGAGCACGCTGTGCATGCTGTTTGCCAATTACTTGAGCTGGAAGGGCAAACCCGTGTGTATCATCGACACCGACCTGCAGAAAACCATTCTGATGCAGCGGCAGAAAGATGTTCAGATCTACGAGGGCGAAGAGCCATACAGTGTGCAGAGCTTCGACGTAAGTGCCCCCGAGCTGATGCAGCAGCTCATGGATTCGGCTTCAGAGGTGGAAGGCTACGTGCTGTTCGACTCTCCCGGCAACGTAAGCGAGGACGGACTGGTGCCTCTCTTCACCAATGCCGACTACATTGTGTGCCCTTACGAGTACGAAGACAAGACGTTGGATTCCACGGGAATATTCGTTCAGGTCATCAATGCGCTCAAGGACGTAAACCCGGACATGCACGCTCAAATCTTCTTTGTGCCCAACCGGATAGACCCCCGCATCGGTACTTCCGACGAGCAGCGCATGTGGAGCGACACCAACGACATCTTCTCGCAGATTGGAAAGGTTACGCCGATGGTGAACAGCCGTGCCACGCTGAAGCGCATAAACACCTTCGAGCTGCTTGCCACGCAGCGCGAGGCGGTGAAAGGGGCATTCGAGTACATGATAAAGCGAATGAAGTAGGCAGGTCTTACAATCGTATCTGCCTTGGGTTCAGCGTGTTGCCAACTTCACATAGTGAAGATTAGGCGATGGGACAGAACCTGTTCCGGCAGACGAACGATGCCCATTCAGGAAGTGGAACAGACGATAACAACAAAAAACAACATACTATTATGGTAAAGAAAAAGACGAAAGTGATAATGCCAGGCGGTATTTCTGGATTAGTAAACAGAATGCAAGGTGTAGAGAAGCCGGCGGTATCGGCACCTGCCGAGCCCGAACCCGTCGAGGAGGTAGTGGCAGAACCCGAGCCCGTCTGGGAGCCGGTGCACCACGAGCCTGCCCTCCACACCAAGCCGGCAGCACCTGCCGACGAGAAGGACCGCTCGGCTCCGGCTGCCAAGAAGTTGCCAAAAGCCGAGGGAAAGGAGCTTGCCCGCGAGTACACGCTGCAGCAGGGCGACACCACGGACAGCTGGCAGATGTTTTTGGACTTGGCTAAAGAGTACAAGCTGCGCGACTCCAAGCTTGCCACGGTGTACATAGACTCCGACCTGAAGAGTGTGCTCGACAGGCTGAAGTCTGCCAACAGCATCAAGATGCCGTCTACGGCGCTGCTCAGTTCCATTGTTGCCCGTTTCGTTTTCGACCACGAAAAGAACATAAAGGAAGCCATCTACGGCGACAGTCTGCTGTAGAAGCTTTCGGGTGTCTGGGGTTGTCAGGTGTTCCATGGGGGCTTAGAGCGCACGGGAAGCACGGAGGTTATGGTTTCCTTCAGGCATTCTGCCCCCATCGGGACACTCTCGGAAGTGGACATTCCTGCTTGTAGCAAGGTGTTTGCTGCCATGTAGGGGCGTGATTTTTCGCGCCCTACACTCTGCAGACAGCTTGCTCTGCGCTGCAAACACCTGCAAACAGGTCTATAAAAAAAGATGCCAAGGCCTCACGGTCTCGGCATCTCTCCTGATCCATTATGGACCATTCCTTGAATAAAATTTTCTTTTCCTATAACTTTGTACTGTTCTTTTCTAATCTGAAATGCTGATGAAGTCTGTGAGAAGAGACCTCGCCATCTCTACCGCCCATGGACGGTGTGAGACAGCAGAAGCCAGAAGTTAGGTTTATTTCTTCATCATCAGTATGGTGTTTCCTGCCTGCTGAACGTCATTCACGTCCGTGCGTCCGCCTGTGGCTGTGCTGTCTGCCTTGCCATCGATGCGGTTGTTGCGTGCGGCAGGCTTTGCTTGCTGTTGCGACTGGTCTATAATCTTGCTTACGTTTCCGGTGTATTCCATCTTCACGGTCTTGCCTTCGGGCGTTTTCCAGTTGCCCTTGAAGGTAATGTCGCCATTGTTCTGTGTAACGGTGATGGTTCCTCCGTTGAAAAGTCCGAACGCTTCGCCTCCCTGTCCGTCGAACTCTTTGTAGTACGAACCCACGGGATAAGTTGTGCCGCCGCGCTTGAACATGGTTCCGCCAACGTACTTTCCCTTTTCGTAAACGGCTCCTGCAACCGGCATCACCACGTCGTAGGTGCCCACGATGGTGTTGATGTCCATCGGAACTTTATATTCTGTCAGCAGCACAAGGTTCAGATACTCGCCTGCTCCCACTATAAATCCTTCGTCGTCGGTGTCGCAATTCAGGAAGGTAATCGTGTAGTCGCAATACGTATCGGTTGCCTTTACGTATCTGCCCGACATGGTTCGCGGCACGAAGTTCACGTCTTCGGTGATGGTCTGGTAGCCGGCGGCTGGGTCTTTGTTCACGAACTCCAGCTTGCCGTCGTATGCAAAGCGCACCTTTCCGTGGTCTCTGAGTTCCCCTTCCACCAGCAGCTTGTACGTTCCGTCCGTCCGCCGTTCCACATTGAGGTTGCAGATGGCAAGCGAATCGAGAAATCCGTCCACCTGTCCGTCGGCGTTCACCTTGTTGGTTTCTATGTAGACGCTCTGCTTTCCGTACACTCCTGCCTTTCCGGTGCTGTTTACAAGCTTGTAGGTTCCGCCCGGCAGGGCTGCGCCGGCTGGGTTTTGCGATGGCTTTGCGAGCACGGTCAGCCTGATGTCGTGCTTGTTAATCTCGGTTGGCAGTCCGCCTTTCGACAACTTTCCGTCGCACAGGTGCAGCGTGTATGCGGCTAATTGCTCCGACACGGCACCGTAATACAGGTTGTAAGTGTTGGTTGCAGCCACGTCGGCGTAGAAGCTGTTGTCCGAATTGCTGAAAGTTACGTCCTTGACGTCGTTGCAGGGATATTCTTTCACCTCGCCCGACTTCATCGTTACCTTCATTGTCCAGTTGTCTTGTGCGTGCATCGTTGTTGCCATACAGCATGTGGCAATGGTCGCTAACAGGATTTTTTTCATAAAGTTATAGTTCTTCTTCTTTTCTTCAATCCTTTTGATTCCTTGCCTCCGCAATGCTCAGGCAGGCTTGTCGCTGCAATGTTGCTTGGCGGGAACGTTCTCTTAATATACTTTCGTTCAGTTGTTTTTTGCGCGGAGGGAGAACTTCGCTCTTGTTGCGAGTGCTCCTCCTGTTTTTACACACATCTTAATTAGGCTACAAAGAAACATTTTTTTATTTGGAAAAGCAAATGTACGATGTTAAAAAACATTAACTCTTCTGCATTTGTGCTGTCCGTGCCGTGCGTCCAAATCTGCAGGGTGGCAGGTGTGCGGCGTGTGGAGTGGGGGAGGGCACTTCTTCCCCGGTTTTTCAATACCCATTGTATTGCCGTGCAAAAGAGCCTGTTTGGGGCTTTAAAAGGGGCTGTTTTGCATGGCGAAAGCGGCTGTTTGGCAAAATGGCTTTTGTTTAAGGCAGACCATCTGCCCCAACAATCAGGGGACATTGTGCAGGTTACGGCGAACAGTTGAAGCTGAATTTTCTTTTTATTTTTTTATCTTTTTTTTTCTAATTCATAAATAATGATTACCTTTGTACACCGAAACTGTAAATCAGGTAGCCTTGGCTATTAACTTAAATGCGTACTAATATAGAGCAATACATTATTTATAATAAACTTAATTTATAACAACTATGAAGCGAATTTTACGTTTTTTCGTGCTCATTTCCGTGCTCGTTCTGCCGTTGCAGGGATTTGCAGACACGGCTACATTCGACTTTAGCACCGATGAGGGGCTAAAAACCTTGGGAATTGCTAAACCTGACCCAAGCAAGGCGACAAATCTGACGAAACCAGCCTATACTGTGGGCAGTGTCAGTATGTCGTGTACCAATGGAAGTATGCCTACGCGCGTATGGAATGCTAAAGGCGACACCGAACTGCGATTCTATAAGAAAGGTGGCAGCATCACTTTCAGCGTGCCCGAAGGACAGCATATTACGGCTGTCGTCTTCACAGGGACACTGAGTAGTACGGTCAGTACGGGAAAGCTCAGCGGTATGCAATGGACCGACAATGGTACGACCACCCATTCGGTAACCTTTACTGCAACCGATAAGAACTACATCAAGCGTATCGTCATCACCTATTCGGCTGCCCAGCCGGAGCAACCTGTATTCACGGTGAACAGCATTAAGGAACTTAAAGCATTGAAGAGTGGCAGCCGTGCCACGCTCTGCCTGACCGACGGAGATGAGGGCAGTATGGCGCGTGTGCTCTGTGTGCACGGCACGGGCGATACGCAGGAAGCCTATGTGCGCGACTGTACGGGTGCCGTGTGCTTCTGTGGTATCAATCCCAATGTGCCTTTTGCCTGCAACCAGCACATGGCTGGCAAGATAACGGGCGAATATGTAATGGAGAACGGCGTGCCACGTTTCAAGGCTGTAAGTGCCCTGACCAACACAACGCTGCTCGCCATTGCAGACCCTGTAATGGAAAAAGAGGTGCAACCGAAGGAGATAGAGGCTGCCGATTATGCCGCCAACGTTGCCGATTGGGTTAGTCTGAAGAACCTGCATGTCGCTGCCGACGGACGCTCTACGCAGGAGGGCATCACCGTGCACAACCGTTTTGGCATCACAGCCGACAAGGATAAGTATGTTGCGCCCTATGCCGGAGCCATCATCGACATGGCAGGCATTGCCGTGCCTGACGGCGACAAGAAGGAAATCAGCCCCTTGTTTGGAAACAACCGGCGTCCCATAGTCTTCGTGATTGACGAGGGAGAGGCGTTCGTTTCGCCCCGGCAAGACATGCCTGATGTGGCTGTGCGCCTGAATCGTACGCTCACTTCAGACCATTGGAACACCTTCGCCGTGCCATTCGACATCGAGGCGGAAAACCTGAAAGACGCCCAGATAGCCAAGTTTACCGGCAACATGGAGGGCAGCACGATGATTTTCGAGAGCGGACAGACCCGCATCGAGGCTGGTATGCCCTATCTTGTGAAGTGGAACATGAAAAATCCAACCTACGAGAGCGTAACCCTCAAGGCTGCGAAAGCCCAGACCGTAAGTTCAGCCGACAAGCAATACAGCTTCGTGGCAACCTATAGTCCAGCCACGCTCGCCCTCGACAAAACGGAACGTTACCTTGGTTCGGACGGCAATCTCTATTATCCCACAGGTTCGGACGGGCAAGCCAACCGCCTCAAGGGATTGCGCGCCTATTATCGAGTTCCTGCCACGGCAACTGCCAAGATAGCCTTCTCCGGCGAAACCACAGGCATTACGCTTCTCAAGGAGCAAAGTCAGCCTTGCCGTTTCAAGGTGTACAACCTCAATGGTCAGTACCTCGGCAACAGTCTGAACGGCTTGCCAAAAGGGCTCTACATCGTAAACGGCCGCAAGGTAATCATCAATTAAGACAAAGAACACTATCGTAAAGAAAAAACTCTATATGGCTCCAGCCATCATGAACATACTCATCACCACGGCAGACCTTATCATGAGCAGTTCTGACGTGAATGCCGGTGGAACGCAGGTAGCAACCGGAAACGACCACGGAAGCGGCAACGCATGGGAGGACGGTTGTGCCAAGGACGGCTTCTGGAGCATGGACGATAATAATAACCTAAATTAAGGAGGACGATAAAATGAAGAAAAGTGTATTTATTTTGCTGGCACTGCTACTGGGCATGACGGCTACGGCGCAGACCCAAAAGCAGAAACTCACCATTACTACAAAGCGCGGCAAGGTGCACACCTACGTTATGGGCGAGTCTATGGACAGTCTCCGTATCCTCAACGATGTGGGCATCAAGGTGTATCCCAAGGGAACAAAGGTGTCAAAAGACTATCTTTTCTCGCAGATAACCTACACGCTGACCAACGAACCCACTCCTA from Prevotella nigrescens harbors:
- a CDS encoding ParA family protein — protein: MKNIKVVFANQKGGVGKSTLCMLFANYLSWKGKPVCIIDTDLQKTILMQRQKDVQIYEGEEPYSVQSFDVSAPELMQQLMDSASEVEGYVLFDSPGNVSEDGLVPLFTNADYIVCPYEYEDKTLDSTGIFVQVINALKDVNPDMHAQIFFVPNRIDPRIGTSDEQRMWSDTNDIFSQIGKVTPMVNSRATLKRINTFELLATQREAVKGAFEYMIKRMK